The proteins below come from a single Insulibacter thermoxylanivorax genomic window:
- the tadA gene encoding tRNA adenosine(34) deaminase TadA: MNDHLDHHYWMQEAIREAKKAEAIHEVPIGAVIVRDGVIVGRGHNTRETSLDPTAHAEMIAIRQASETLGAWRLLGCTLYVTLEPCPMCAGAILQARIPLLVYGTSDPKAGCAGTLMNLLNDDRFNHRTEIISGIEQEQCAELLTSFFRNLRKK, from the coding sequence ATGAACGACCATCTAGATCATCACTACTGGATGCAGGAAGCAATCCGCGAAGCCAAGAAAGCCGAAGCGATCCATGAAGTCCCCATCGGCGCTGTCATCGTGCGCGACGGGGTCATCGTCGGCCGCGGTCACAACACCCGGGAGACCTCCCTTGATCCCACCGCCCATGCCGAGATGATCGCCATCCGGCAAGCGAGCGAAACATTAGGTGCATGGCGTTTGCTGGGCTGCACGCTGTACGTGACGCTCGAACCGTGCCCGATGTGCGCCGGCGCGATCCTGCAAGCCCGTATCCCGCTGCTCGTATACGGTACTTCCGATCCGAAGGCCGGCTGCGCCGGTACGCTCATGAATCTCCTGAACGATGATCGGTTCAACCACCGGACAGAGATCATCTCGGGGATCGAGCAGGAGCAATGCGCCGAGCTTCTGACCTCTTTTTTCCGAAACTTACGCAAAAAATAG
- the ychF gene encoding redox-regulated ATPase YchF, whose amino-acid sequence MALQAGIVGLPNVGKSTLFNAITQAGAESANYPFCTIEPNVGVVEVPDDRLNRIAEIVKPQRILPTAFEFVDIAGLVKGASKGEGLGNKFLSHIREVDAIVHVVRCFEDENITHVSGGVDPISDIETINLELILADLETVERRIERTRKNMKGGNKQFAKELECLERIKDALYNDRAARTVELSDEERPLIRDLHLLTMKPVLYAANVSEEEAANYGGNPYVKQVQEYAAQENAEVIAICAKVEAEIAELEGEDKELFLQELGLKESGLNRLIRSAYKLLGLQTYFTAGEQEVRAWTIRANTKAPQAAGIIHSDFERGFIRAEVVSYEDLIACGSMAAVREKGLLRLEGKDYVVQDGDIIHFRFNV is encoded by the coding sequence ATGGCTTTACAAGCAGGAATCGTCGGATTGCCGAACGTCGGCAAGTCTACATTGTTTAATGCGATTACGCAGGCCGGCGCGGAGTCGGCGAATTACCCGTTCTGCACGATTGAACCCAATGTCGGCGTGGTAGAAGTGCCAGATGATCGGCTGAATCGAATTGCAGAGATCGTTAAGCCGCAGCGAATCCTGCCGACGGCTTTTGAATTTGTGGATATCGCGGGTCTGGTGAAGGGTGCGAGCAAGGGAGAAGGGCTCGGGAATAAGTTTCTCTCCCATATCCGTGAAGTGGATGCGATCGTACACGTCGTTCGCTGCTTCGAAGATGAGAATATCACGCACGTCTCGGGCGGGGTGGACCCGATCAGCGATATCGAGACGATTAATCTGGAACTCATCTTGGCCGATCTGGAAACGGTGGAACGGCGCATCGAGCGCACCCGCAAGAATATGAAGGGCGGCAACAAGCAATTCGCCAAGGAACTCGAATGCCTCGAGCGGATTAAGGACGCCCTCTACAATGATCGAGCGGCTAGAACGGTTGAACTAAGCGATGAAGAGCGGCCGCTCATCCGCGATCTGCATCTGCTGACGATGAAGCCGGTGCTGTATGCAGCGAATGTCAGTGAGGAAGAAGCGGCCAACTATGGGGGCAATCCTTATGTGAAACAAGTTCAGGAGTACGCTGCGCAGGAAAATGCCGAAGTCATCGCCATCTGTGCGAAGGTGGAGGCAGAGATCGCCGAACTGGAAGGTGAGGACAAAGAGCTGTTCCTTCAAGAGCTCGGCCTCAAGGAATCTGGATTGAACCGCTTGATTCGCAGCGCTTATAAGCTTCTCGGTCTGCAGACGTACTTCACCGCGGGCGAACAAGAGGTAAGAGCTTGGACGATCAGGGCCAATACCAAGGCACCGCAGGCTGCCGGGATCATCCACTCGGACTTTGAACGCGGCTTTATCCGTGCGGAAGTGGTCTCGTACGAAGACTTGATCGCATGCGGATCGATGGCCGCCGTTCGCGAGAAGGGGCTGTTAAGACTCGAAGGCAAGGACTATGTGGTGCAGGATGGAGACATCATTCATTTCCGGTTTAATGTGTAA